A genomic window from Clostridium aceticum includes:
- a CDS encoding membrane protein, giving the protein MKEATSVANASAIAAKKKLSSQFFKKGIIIGLLSGLTYGMFSAFLTLGMSKGVWADWYGDNTGGLSTFVIIFIVGALGSAVNDICSAIWALFNVGLKGKLGDFFRTINTTPGRMIMLAALLGGPIANVSYVVGIQLAGSMAIPITALCPAIGAILGRVLYKQELNKRMTLGIIICVSASVMIGSVGIGGEAADSVVLGLIIAFVAALGWGFEGVIAGYGSAMIDTEIGITIRQVTSGLANLLILLPILGMVEGDMMLSFKLAGEAFTSGPAMIWFAVSGFVAFISFMWWYKANSMTGAALGMATNGTYSFFGPLSCWLLLGVIGGMEGWSLSVIEWAAAIMMALGILVIAMNPMDLFGKKEEIANEAA; this is encoded by the coding sequence ATGAAGGAAGCAACATCGGTAGCCAATGCATCTGCAATTGCTGCTAAGAAAAAATTGTCATCGCAGTTTTTCAAAAAGGGTATCATTATTGGTTTATTATCAGGTCTTACTTATGGAATGTTTTCAGCATTCTTGACATTGGGTATGTCCAAAGGGGTTTGGGCCGACTGGTATGGTGATAACACAGGAGGATTATCAACTTTTGTTATCATATTTATCGTAGGTGCCCTTGGAAGTGCGGTAAATGATATTTGCAGTGCTATTTGGGCATTGTTTAACGTAGGCTTGAAGGGAAAACTTGGAGACTTCTTTAGAACGATTAATACTACCCCTGGTCGGATGATCATGTTGGCAGCTCTTTTAGGAGGTCCTATTGCCAATGTATCCTATGTTGTTGGTATTCAGCTGGCAGGCTCAATGGCTATCCCAATAACTGCTCTTTGTCCAGCAATAGGTGCTATTTTAGGTAGAGTGTTATATAAGCAAGAGTTAAACAAACGTATGACACTAGGTATTATTATCTGTGTTTCCGCCAGCGTCATGATTGGAAGTGTAGGTATCGGTGGTGAAGCAGCAGATAGTGTAGTACTAGGACTTATTATTGCTTTTGTAGCTGCTTTAGGTTGGGGATTTGAAGGCGTTATAGCTGGTTATGGTTCAGCTATGATTGATACTGAAATTGGTATTACCATACGTCAGGTAACATCAGGTCTTGCCAACTTACTTATTTTACTTCCTATACTGGGTATGGTAGAAGGCGACATGATGCTTTCATTTAAACTTGCTGGAGAAGCTTTTACAAGTGGTCCTGCTATGATTTGGTTTGCTGTATCTGGGTTTGTAGCATTTATTTCTTTTATGTGGTGGTATAAGGCCAACAGTATGACGGGTGCCGCTCTAGGAATGGCTACTAACGGAACGTATTCTTTCTTTGGACCACTAAGCTGTTGGTTACTACTTGGTGTAATTGGCGGTATGGAAGGCTGGAGTTTAAGTGTGATAGAATGGGCTGCTGCAATCATGATGGCATTGGGTATCTTGGTAATTGCAATGAATCCAATGGACTTATTCGGTAAAAAGGAGGAGATAGCGAATGAAGCCGCTTAA
- a CDS encoding response regulator transcription factor yields MNVVLIVEDEIVEQEFLKTVILDEVLPEDKVLTCGSGLQAIQLAKQYRPNIIIMDIMIAEMDGLTAAQEIRGFLPNACITILSAYSDFSYAQKAINFRVFEYLLKPVKPAVFKEVFRKMLEFAPNNPVVVEEKPEEKHIKAKDQRQSFIEEGIKYIKEHFREKLTLEMVASKVFMNPKYFSHVFKKEMGVSFTEYIIQLRVQHACRLLETTNYPAYRISSECGFSDPSYFNRVFCSQMDMTPQTYRKNLCLLKSNDESS; encoded by the coding sequence ATGAACGTCGTCTTGATTGTGGAAGATGAAATTGTTGAACAAGAATTCCTCAAAACGGTTATACTTGATGAAGTTCTTCCAGAGGATAAGGTGCTAACCTGCGGAAGTGGCCTCCAAGCTATCCAACTGGCAAAACAGTATCGACCAAATATTATTATCATGGATATAATGATTGCAGAAATGGATGGTCTGACTGCTGCTCAGGAGATCAGAGGATTTCTACCTAACGCGTGTATTACCATTCTATCCGCTTATTCAGATTTTTCGTATGCTCAAAAAGCCATCAATTTTCGGGTTTTCGAATATCTTTTAAAACCTGTCAAACCCGCCGTATTTAAGGAAGTATTCCGAAAAATGCTGGAATTTGCACCCAATAATCCTGTGGTAGTAGAGGAAAAGCCTGAAGAAAAGCACATAAAAGCAAAGGATCAACGACAATCCTTTATCGAAGAGGGTATCAAATATATAAAAGAACATTTTAGGGAAAAACTGACACTAGAAATGGTTGCATCTAAGGTATTTATGAATCCCAAATATTTCAGCCATGTTTTTAAAAAGGAGATGGGCGTCTCATTTACTGAATATATCATTCAACTAAGAGTCCAACATGCCTGTAGATTATTGGAGACAACGAATTATCCTGCTTATCGGATTTCGTCTGAATGTGGCTTCTCAGACCCATCCTATTTTAACAGGGTATTTTGCTCACAAATGGATATGACTCCTCAAACCTATAGAAAAAACCTGTGTTTGTTGAAATCAAACGATGAAAGTTCTTAG
- a CDS encoding choline kinase family protein: MNMEEIVQKKLRLVFKDDSIIFDKSRFAGGLTNYNYIMKIKGEEYVIRQPGGMTNQMIDRKIEKVNSSIASELGLNSQCIYFDEISGVKISRYIKNSKNIALANPHSPVNLRAVSALMKKTHASPKYFPNSFDFQTELNKYEEIVKEMQGDFFFDYAPLKKQLMEFLEKNIKNPISVPCHNDTVPENFILDDKGRTYLIDWEYSGMNDPSWDVAAYILESKLTEESIEYLVLDYYGQPPTPEEVLKIKCYMLAQDLLWMVWALIRHYNGDDFLDYCYMRYERFRRNIKAITDLSDYSIADIVKN, from the coding sequence ATGAATATGGAAGAGATCGTACAAAAAAAACTGCGTCTTGTTTTTAAGGATGATAGTATTATATTTGATAAATCCCGTTTTGCAGGTGGGCTTACTAATTACAACTACATTATGAAGATCAAGGGTGAGGAATATGTGATCCGTCAACCAGGGGGCATGACTAATCAGATGATTGACCGAAAAATTGAAAAGGTCAACAGTAGTATTGCTTCGGAGCTGGGACTAAACTCCCAATGTATTTATTTTGATGAGATCAGCGGGGTTAAAATCAGCAGGTATATTAAAAACAGCAAAAATATTGCTCTTGCTAATCCACACTCTCCTGTCAACTTGAGGGCTGTTTCTGCTTTAATGAAAAAAACCCATGCTAGTCCAAAATACTTTCCCAACTCCTTTGATTTTCAAACAGAGTTGAATAAGTATGAAGAGATTGTTAAAGAGATGCAGGGGGATTTTTTCTTTGATTATGCTCCACTGAAAAAGCAGTTAATGGAGTTTTTAGAAAAAAACATAAAAAATCCCATTTCTGTTCCTTGTCATAATGATACTGTGCCAGAAAACTTTATTCTCGATGACAAGGGCAGAACATACCTTATAGATTGGGAGTACTCTGGAATGAATGATCCTAGTTGGGATGTGGCTGCGTATATTCTGGAATCTAAGTTGACAGAAGAATCCATTGAATATCTTGTTTTAGATTACTATGGGCAACCACCAACGCCGGAAGAAGTGCTAAAAATAAAATGCTATATGCTGGCACAGGATTTGCTTTGGATGGTATGGGCATTGATTAGACACTACAACGGTGATGATTTTCTTGATTACTGCTATATGAGGTACGAACGTTTTCGAAGGAATATCAAGGCAATTACTGATTTATCAGATTATTCGATTGCTGATATAGTAAAGAATTAG
- a CDS encoding sensor histidine kinase, with protein sequence MNNVDNPLKKLLASNLYNRYSGILSLSDISLFLVDVSGDILLELIPSPDFCSHVCMKRADEVCSDYKTRFKPDQEGSFVCRHGLENIFLPIKVKDETLGYIAGMQVYSQDTEYKKYMIDVQSLKSTRNVELEFIAKSIAALKTVEFNKIQIHQQLCRHIAKNISLDLSESVSDVNPHVARLSIEKEILEKKIIDLEAKNMSLVINPHFLFNTLNCIARIAYFEHSHTTEELIYCLSDLLRYNLKQDDQLHTIASEIDNIEKYLYIQKARFKSRLEYSIDVPEKIKSYRIPNMVIQPIVENALIHGITPKRDGGKISIYGEKYKEAIVISIADNGDGFPKDVLDKIQQCENQSGLGFRSTDKRLKQYYGESYGLEIVKSDYSGSTVTITIPTQPLGGASDERRLDCGR encoded by the coding sequence ATGAATAACGTCGATAATCCTCTTAAAAAATTATTAGCTTCCAATCTATATAACCGCTATAGTGGTATTCTATCTTTATCAGATATTTCATTGTTTTTGGTAGATGTAAGTGGTGATATTTTGCTTGAGCTTATACCCTCCCCAGATTTTTGCAGTCATGTATGTATGAAAAGGGCTGATGAAGTATGCTCCGACTACAAAACTCGTTTTAAGCCTGATCAAGAGGGCAGTTTTGTATGTCGTCATGGTCTAGAAAACATCTTTTTACCTATTAAGGTGAAGGATGAGACTTTGGGTTATATAGCTGGTATGCAGGTATATTCTCAGGATACTGAGTACAAAAAATACATGATTGATGTCCAGTCCCTAAAAAGTACTAGAAACGTAGAATTAGAATTTATCGCCAAATCTATTGCCGCTCTGAAAACCGTAGAATTCAATAAAATTCAAATACACCAGCAGTTATGTCGTCACATTGCCAAAAATATCTCTCTTGACTTATCAGAAAGTGTCAGTGATGTTAATCCACATGTGGCAAGGTTATCGATAGAAAAAGAAATACTTGAGAAAAAGATCATCGATCTAGAAGCGAAAAACATGTCTCTGGTAATCAATCCACACTTTTTATTTAATACCTTGAACTGTATCGCCCGTATCGCATATTTTGAACATTCCCATACAACGGAGGAGCTTATTTACTGTCTTTCTGATTTGCTGCGATACAATTTAAAGCAGGATGATCAGCTTCATACCATCGCTTCTGAAATAGATAATATCGAAAAGTATTTGTATATACAAAAAGCACGATTTAAAAGTCGCCTAGAGTATAGCATCGATGTTCCTGAGAAAATTAAGTCTTATAGAATCCCCAACATGGTCATACAGCCTATTGTTGAAAACGCCCTTATTCACGGTATTACACCAAAGCGTGACGGAGGTAAAATCAGTATTTATGGGGAAAAATACAAAGAAGCAATTGTTATTTCTATTGCAGATAATGGGGACGGCTTCCCAAAAGATGTTTTAGATAAAATACAACAGTGTGAAAATCAATCTGGTCTAGGGTTTCGCAGTACAGACAAACGTTTAAAACAATATTATGGCGAAAGTTACGGATTGGAAATTGTAAAGTCTGATTATTCCGGAAGTACAGTAACCATCACCATTCCTACTCAACCATTAGGAGGTGCTAGCGATGAACGTCGTCTTGATTGTGGAAGATGA
- a CDS encoding uroporphyrinogen decarboxylase family protein, translated as MEDMKKIYDDRIKRILTTVNHEEPDRVPILSTYGTWAVSYANSSIKEIEENPEKEIEVFCKPHEDIYCDATYTCGIAFDAKSAEIIGSKSHFISRDGETIQHQEITPMEPEDYPDLIKNPMEFIFNKLVPRKAANLNGSPAENYATLKQLLDHWKVKGYVQQKLKETLKEKYGVPVLVGSFAYPPMDIIFDYLRGFKGISLDLRRRPEELLGAINALAEFSNDVMGIHPGTEKIESFPFYATMMHLPTFINAKQFEKFFWPTYEKMFLKIHALGGKLVIFLEGKWEDKYHLLNSMPKNFAIGIIEGDDVFEAKKRIGDTITIAGGMPLELLKMGTKDKCIDYAKKLLDECAPGGGYIFATSRELLSRGDLNVENLKAVNKFVHEHGVYK; from the coding sequence ATGGAAGATATGAAAAAAATATACGATGATCGAATAAAGAGGATTTTAACAACTGTTAATCATGAGGAACCAGATAGAGTACCAATATTATCAACCTATGGTACTTGGGCAGTTTCTTATGCAAATAGTTCAATAAAAGAAATTGAAGAAAATCCAGAAAAAGAAATAGAAGTATTTTGCAAACCTCATGAAGATATTTATTGCGATGCTACTTATACATGTGGCATAGCTTTCGATGCTAAAAGTGCCGAAATTATTGGAAGTAAAAGTCACTTTATCTCTAGAGATGGGGAGACGATACAACATCAAGAAATAACACCTATGGAACCGGAAGATTATCCTGATTTAATCAAAAACCCTATGGAATTTATATTTAATAAATTGGTACCAAGAAAGGCAGCCAATTTGAATGGATCGCCAGCTGAAAACTATGCCACCTTAAAACAGCTCTTAGATCATTGGAAGGTGAAGGGATATGTACAACAAAAATTAAAGGAGACATTGAAGGAAAAGTACGGAGTACCTGTCCTAGTCGGCAGTTTTGCATATCCGCCTATGGATATTATTTTTGATTACTTGAGGGGTTTTAAAGGAATTTCACTGGATCTAAGACGCCGTCCTGAAGAACTTCTTGGAGCCATCAATGCACTAGCAGAATTCTCTAATGATGTTATGGGGATACATCCTGGTACAGAAAAAATAGAGAGCTTTCCATTTTACGCTACAATGATGCACCTCCCTACATTTATTAATGCAAAGCAGTTCGAAAAATTCTTTTGGCCAACTTATGAAAAAATGTTTCTTAAAATACATGCGTTGGGGGGAAAACTGGTCATCTTCTTAGAAGGAAAATGGGAAGATAAATACCATCTTTTAAATAGCATGCCAAAGAACTTTGCTATAGGTATTATAGAGGGAGACGATGTTTTCGAAGCCAAGAAAAGAATTGGAGATACCATCACAATTGCTGGTGGTATGCCTTTAGAACTGTTAAAAATGGGCACAAAGGATAAATGTATAGATTATGCAAAAAAACTGCTTGATGAATGTGCACCTGGAGGCGGATACATATTTGCAACCAGCAGAGAACTTTTATCTAGAGGTGATTTAAACGTAGAAAACTTAAAGGCAGTTAACAAATTTGTACACGAACATGGTGTATACAAATAG
- a CDS encoding 1-propanol dehydrogenase PduQ, whose amino-acid sequence MIIEDKFILKSKVYFNTQSLQLLKQITGSRAFIVADSIMETLGYLEKTVDYLSEAGISSEVFSGVRPDPDVKVIAEGLKLYKESAADVLVAIGGGSAIDTAKGILYFAWKFGSIEGVEIKKPLFIAIPSTSGTGSEVTDFSVITCEGEKVCIVDEFIAPDIAILDSTCIQHVPQRVVVDTGIDVLVHAIEAYVSTKATDFTDALAEKAIKLIFENLETLYIDINNDDAKDHVQNASCMAGMAFTNTGLGINHSLAHAFGGAFHISHGRSNALLLKAVMEFNADLAGSANGYAAQKYAKLATILQLPARTSREGTVNFMLAVEKLKKSLGIEDNMRTLGIEEREFENLLEQMAETAMLDRCTPTNPKQPSKEDLIQIYRKCY is encoded by the coding sequence ATGATCATAGAAGACAAGTTTATACTGAAATCAAAAGTTTATTTTAACACCCAATCCCTGCAACTTTTAAAACAGATTACTGGGTCCCGAGCATTTATTGTTGCTGATTCTATCATGGAGACATTAGGGTACCTTGAAAAAACAGTAGATTACCTAAGTGAAGCAGGAATAAGCTCTGAAGTTTTTTCAGGAGTGCGTCCTGATCCAGATGTCAAGGTAATTGCAGAGGGGCTGAAGCTTTATAAGGAAAGTGCTGCGGATGTCTTGGTGGCCATAGGGGGAGGTTCCGCCATCGATACCGCCAAAGGAATTCTTTATTTTGCTTGGAAATTTGGAAGTATCGAAGGGGTGGAAATTAAAAAACCTCTCTTCATTGCCATTCCCTCCACCAGTGGAACTGGTTCCGAAGTAACTGACTTTTCCGTCATTACCTGCGAAGGAGAGAAGGTATGCATCGTAGATGAATTTATCGCCCCAGATATAGCCATACTAGATTCTACTTGTATTCAGCATGTTCCTCAACGGGTGGTGGTAGATACGGGAATAGATGTTTTAGTTCATGCTATCGAGGCCTATGTTTCCACGAAAGCCACGGACTTTACAGACGCCCTGGCAGAAAAGGCCATCAAACTTATATTCGAAAATCTTGAAACCCTCTATATCGACATAAATAATGATGATGCTAAGGATCATGTTCAAAACGCTTCCTGTATGGCAGGAATGGCATTTACAAATACAGGTCTTGGCATCAATCACAGCCTCGCCCACGCCTTTGGAGGAGCTTTTCATATTTCACATGGTCGCTCTAATGCACTATTGCTCAAGGCCGTAATGGAATTCAACGCTGATCTAGCTGGCAGTGCCAACGGTTATGCGGCACAAAAATATGCAAAGCTGGCAACAATTCTACAGCTTCCAGCTAGAACAAGCCGTGAAGGGACAGTTAATTTCATGTTGGCAGTAGAAAAGTTAAAAAAATCCCTAGGAATTGAAGATAATATGAGAACCCTTGGCATTGAGGAGAGGGAGTTTGAAAACCTACTAGAGCAAATGGCTGAAACAGCAATGCTAGATCGATGCACCCCTACCAATCCTAAGCAACCTTCTAAAGAAGATTTAATCCAAATTTATCGAAAATGTTATTAA